The Humulus lupulus chromosome 3, drHumLupu1.1, whole genome shotgun sequence genome window below encodes:
- the LOC133825698 gene encoding uncharacterized protein LOC133825698, translated as MSLNDSRTTLFGPYSFINISCGKEEIDDVQYGWKNMVEVILVTRIVQNLYKVIDIKELQGEKIDIIVLSTVRSNSDGTIGLLSNPERVNRAFTSARDCLWILGDERTLSRGTNSFWKLIIRDAKGRKCFFNVEQHKDLGKFVGEVKKELDQLDELLNPDSILFMNAKWKVSFSDNFVKSFEKIKSSQKKNLVMNMLLRLANGWRPKRGVLITCDESKQTLKQCKVKDLHVICSIDIEKEQYWYVQVLKVWDVLPPVDVSKLVKLLDTVFLTYVADDLNRCKTKCVEGDLEVPMSWETSHDNVYYEKHNHIEEGIRFTTEPFDYSIRNLEDFKMTENLQLMKFYPLTSDMVRHLLSDSSIGTEMILPFKLTNQEIEAVHFDRTSFILGRSGTGKTTVLIRKLFHKEQLYHLTSEGFHVLDSCTTNEKIKEDDESVKEGEETFLRQIFVTVNPILCGAVKEHVEGLKRFACGGKSAENSVSDSDVPDSFKGLHRSLFPLVISYHKFLMMLDGTLGNSFFDRFPEATRGATSLARENFIRMKEVNFDKFEQSYWPHFNRKITKSLPSSIVFAEIMSCIKGGLQALSCHEGNLSREDYISLSNRRISNLDEQAREHVYDIFLHYERKKKMNSEYVWLILSRIFIVDLEKETMRPLSLTDLTMRQIALFKYICRNVNHGFVFSGDTAQTIAKGVDFRFEDIRHLFYKEFVLKSRSGKNYVRGEKDSIDVLSPETSHIMGETPSLLVQSCNDKITFTSMLSNAGDCGKKLVGFGHDQVVLVRDDSVKEILESAGTEAIIMTISECKGLEFQDVLLYNFVSSSPLKDNWRVIDKYMKDKHFLDRGSSRSSPSFDVTTHRLLCSELKQLYVAITRTRRRLLFFEKGDSDGFSNPIYDYWEKLRLVQYQTLDHSFVKKIQVHSTKEEWKSSGNEYFIKKKYKAAKECFHKAGETLLEQKAEAFFLRASAQSTYSTNFDKAEMYLNKAAKIFKSFGMFEQAVQCFYDSKNYAMAGSIYLEHYGETKLLEAGECFTRARSYDRAAFAYAKGNSFSNCLESCIQGKLFIKGLDYLSQWKEFATLNNDMERQKEEIESTEMKILTGAAHTYKRLGDKMSMMKCVKAFHFENSKRSFLRTGGFLEELLQLEIELGYLLKAAKIAKRLGKTLHAADLLEKAGHFKDASELIMSHVLANSICTPSKGWSLKQFPGKEELLDKAMSLENSDSSHFFEFVSMQRKVLVDEKVALSELLQLLSYFKRYRSAAVENSCERKILDHYPSVAGEILCERKILDHFFGIFLNVTDLKMHAGNEFLETLVSVWNNWKENIEKITNYLSHVRSHDEYGNFCLSYLGVVVSVCYGIKEDMYLLLDPNAIWVKQIINRHLHRQGKLVFCNDKQFSRAAKSYWSEEVKSVGENVFEILKECWEDKSLHLYGRTFALTHLNGFENSLEFLQEKNHDEVSQHLIKLSTNIMGTVFPLDWLKPLTLEMTNLRETKEFRIFLEDIVCKTISSLSHLTYEAIGNVVMTIIGGSRRFSDETYKKISLRCDNDPFWKSFFKSFVQVSLTSQIKNFYKALKHTYYADSLGERDYISPSSFMYIFERVLIMVFYLKGFFFSIKTSLFEWLIHQEWNKHELAKLHSHYEWQQMFVGSLDIMAAIVFELLCNEGDVITWIKNSKLSSACHQLLVLRLFVALCLLYLNTGNYYELLVELLGRKDITCRLPPEFYNVIQNLKPANNLDDNAGVLAEALEKIGNPLAIVNSGKCCTSFEIEDAIFVDLDVHQGREKLLSLMLSDVSSILFC; from the exons ATGAGTTTGAACGATTCAAGGACTACCCTGTTTGGTCCATATTCATTTATCAATATTTCATGTGGAaaagaagaaatagatgatgtTCAATATGGCTGGAAAAACATGGTTGAGGTGATTTTAGTGACGAGAATTGTTCAGAATCTGTACAAAG TAATTGACATTAAGGAGTTGCAAGGTGAAAAGATCGATATAATTGTGTTGTCTACTGTAAGATCCAATTCTGATGGTACAATTGGGTTGCTTTCCAATCCTGAGAGAGTTAATAGAGCATTTACAAGTGCCAG AGACTGTCTATGGATTCTGGGAGATGAAAGAACACTATCTAGAGGTACAAATTCTTTCTGGAAATTGATTATTCGTGATGCGAAAGGACGGAAGTGTTTCTTTAATGTTGAGCAACACAAAGACCTCGGTAAATTTGTGGGAGAAGTCAAGAAAGAGCTTGATCAATTGGATGAATTGCTCAATCCTGACAGTATACTTTTCATGAATGCCAAATGGAAG GTCAGCTTTAgtgataattttgtgaaatcatttgaaaaaatcAAGTCATCTCAGAAGAAGAATTTAGTGATGAACATGCTATTGAGGCTAGCAAATGGCTGGAGGCCTAAGAGGGGTGTTCTAATTACTTGTGATGAATCAAAACAAACTCTGAAACAATGCAAGGTTAAGGATTTGCATGTAATTTGTTCAATTGACATAGAGAAGGAACAATATTGGTATGTTCAAGTCTTGAAAGTCTGGGATGTGCTGCCACCTGTAGATGTTTCTAAACTGGTCAAGCTTCTTGATACCGTGTTTCTGACATACGTCGCTGATGATCTTAATCGTTGTAAGACCAAATGTGTTGAAGG GGATTTGGAGGTTCCTATGAGCTGGGAAACCTCCCATGATAATGTTTATTATGAAAAACATAACCACATTGAAGAAGGGATAAGATTTACTACTGAACCTTTTGATTATAGTATAAGAAACCTTGAGGATTTCAAAATGACTGAAAATTTGCAACTGATGAAATTCTACCCTTTGACTTCTGATATGGTGAGACACTTGCTCTCTGATTCAAGTATTGGTACAGAAATGATACTTCCTTTCAAACTAACAAATCAAGAAATAGAGGCTGTTCATTTCGATAGAACCTCCTTCATTCTTGGGAGATCAGGAACCGGAAAAACAACAGTTCTAATTCGAAAGTTATTTCACAAAGAGCAGTTATATCATTTGACTTCAGAAGGTTTTCATGTACTTGATTCTTGTACTacaaatgaaaaaattaaagaagatGATGAAAGTGTTAAAGAAGGTGAGGAGACTTTTTTGCGCCAGATTTTTGTGACAGTCAATCCTATACTGTGTGGTGCTGTAAAAGAGCATGTTGAAGGCTTGAAAAG ATTTGCTTGTGGTGGGAAATCAGCTGAAAATTCAGTCTCAGATTCAGATGTTCCAGACTCTTTTAAGGGTCTCCATCGTAGTCTTTTCCCACTTGTTATATCATATCACAAGTTTCTCATGATGCTAGATGGAACACTAGGGAATTCATTCTTTGATAGATTTCCTGAAGCAACAAGAGGTGCAACATCATTGGCCCGGGAGAATTTTATCAGAATGAAGGAAGTGAATTTTGACAAATTTGAACAATCTTATTGGCCTCATTTTAATAGAAAGATCACAAAGAGCCTTCCATCATCAATTGTATTTGCAGAAATAATGTCTTGCATAAAAGGTGGATTGCAGGCTTTGAGTTGTCATGAAGGTAATCTTAGTCGTGAGGACTATATTTCACTATCTAATAGGCGTATTTCAAATTTAGATGAACAAGCAAGAGAACACGTTTATGATATTTTCCTTCACtatgaaaggaaaaagaagatgAATAGTGAATATGTTTGGCTGATCTTGTCACGGATCTTCATCGTCGACTTGGAGAAGGAAACTATGAGGCCATTGAGTttgact GATTTGACAATGAGGCAAATTGCACTCTTTAAATACATATGCAGAAATGTGAATCATGGTTTTGTTTTTTCTGGTGATACTGCTCAGACAATTGCAAAGGGGGTTGACTTTAGATTTGAGGACATACGCCACCTTTTCTACAAAGAGTTTGTACTGAAATCAAGAAGTGGCAAAAACTATGTGAGAGGAGAGAAAG ACTCGATAGATGTCTTGAGCCCTGAGACAAGCCACATTATGGGGGAAACTCCATCACTGCTGGTTCAATCATGTAATGATAAAATCACATTCACTTCCATGTTGAGTAATGCTGGAGATTGTGGAAAGAAGCTTGTTGGTTTTGGACATGATCAGGTTGTCTTAGTAAGAGATGACAGTGTTAAGGAAATTTTGGAATCAGCTGGGACAGAGGCCATTATTATGACAATATCCGAGTGCAAGGGCTTAGAATTTCAG GATGTCCTGCTGTACAACTTTGTTTCTTCATCACCTTTAAAAGATAATTGGAGAGTCATTGACAAGTATATGAAGGACAAACATTTCCTTGACCGAGGATCTAGTAGGTCTTCTCCAAGTTTTGATGTGACTACGCATAGACTTTTGTGTTCTGAGCTGAAACAGTTATACGTAGCTATTACTCGTACAAGGCGAAGGTTATTGTTTTTTGAGAAAGGTGACAGTGATGGGTTTTCCAATCCCATATATGACTATTGGGAGAAATTACGACTCGTCCAATATCAaacacttgaccattcatttgtGAAGAAGATACAAGTTCACAGCACCAAAGAAGAGTGGAAATCAAGTGGAAATGAG TACTTTATTAAAAAGAAGTACAAGGCTGCTAAAGAATGTTTTCATAAAGCAGGAGAGACACTCTTAGAACAGAAGGCTGAGGCTTTTTTCCTCCGAGCTTCTGCTCAGAGTACATATAGTACTAATTTTGATAAAGCGGAGATGTATCTTAATAAGGCTGCTAAAATATTTAAATCTTTTGGCATGTTTGAGCAAGCTGTACAATGCTTTTATGACTCAAAGAACTACGCAATGGCAG GTTCAATTTATCTGGAACACTATGGTGAGACTAAGCTACTAGAAGCTGGAGAATGTTTTACTCGAGCAAGATCTTATGACCGAGCGGCTTTTGCATATGCCAAGGGAAACTCATTCTCTAATTGTTTGGAGTCATGTATTCAGGGGAAACTATTCATTAAGGGACTTGATTACCTCAGCCAATGGAAAGAGTTTGCAACTCTGAATAATGATATGGaaagacaaaaagaagaaatAGAAAGCACTGAAATGAAGATCTTAACTGGTGCTGCACATACCTACAAACGTCTTGGAGATAAGATGTCAATGATGAAATGTGTAAAGGCTTTCCATTTTGAAAATTCAAAGCGCAGTTTTTTGCGAACTGGAGGTTTCCTTGAGGAGCTCCTCCAATTGGAAATTGAATTGGGCTATCTTCTAAAAGCAGCAAAAATAGCCAAGAGGTTAGGAAAGACACTGCATGCAGCTGATCTATTGGAAAAAGCTGGACATTTTAAAGATGCATCAGAGCTTATAATGTCACATGTACTAGCAAATTCTATCTGTACACCAAGCAAAGGTTGGTCGTTAAAGCAGTTTCCTGGTAAAGAAGAGCTTTTAGATAAAGCAATGTCATTGGAAAATAGTGATTCAAGCCACTTCTTTGAGTTTGTCTCTATGCAGAGAAAGGTTCTGGTTGATGAAAAGGTTGCATTGTCTGAGCTGCTACAACTATTGAGTTATTTCAAGAGATATCGAAGTGCTGCAGTTGAAAATTCATGTGAAAGGAAAATTCTTGATCATTATCCAAGTGTTGCAGGTGAAATTTTATGTGAGAGGAAAATTCTTGATCATTTTTTTGGTATTTTCCTGAATGTTACAGATCTAAAGATGCATGCCGGAAATGAATTTCTTGAAACACTGGTTTCCGTTTGGAATAACTGGAAGGAAAACATTGAAAAGATAACTAACTATCTTTCCCATGTTAGATCTCATGATGAGTACGGGAACTTTTGTTTGAGCTACTTGGGAGTGGTTGTGAGTGTGTGTTATGGAATTAAGGAGGATATGTACCTCCTGCTTGACCCTAATGCCATTTGGGTGAAGCAAATTATCAATAGGCATCTGCATCGACAAGGGAAGCTTGTTTTCTGTAATGATAAGCAATTTTCTCGTGCTGCTAAATCTTATTGGAGTGAAGAAGTGAAGTCTGTTGGAGAAAATGTGTTTGAAATTCTCAAAGAATGTTGGGAAGATAAATCATTGCATCTTTATGGCCGAACTTTCGCTCTTACTCATTTGAATGGATTTGAAAATTCTCTTGAGTTTCTCCAAGAGAAAAATCATGATGAAGTATCTCAACACCTCATCAAACTATCTACAAACATCATGGGGACTGTATTTCCTCTGGATTGGTTAAAGCCATTAACATTAGAGATGACAAATCTGAGGGAGACAAAGGAATTCAGAATTTTTCTAGAAGATATAGTTTGTAAAACCATTAGCTCACTTAGTCATCTGACATACGAGGCAATAGGAAATGTGGTTATGACAATTATTGGGGGATCTCGGAGATTTTCTGATGAAACTTACAAGAAAATTTCTCTGAGGTGTGATAATGATCCATTTTGGAAATCATTTTTCAAAAGTTTTGTGCAGGTTTCCTTGACGTCACAGATTAAAAATTTTTATAAAGCTTTGAAACACACTTATTATGCTGACTCTCTTGGTGAAAGGGACTATATTTCCCCAAGTAGTTTCATGTACATTTTTGAGCGTGTCCTGATTATGGTTTTCTACTTAAAGGGGTTCTTTTTTTCAATCAAAACTTCTCTCTTTGAATGGTTAATTCACCAAGAATGGAATAAGCATGAGCTAGCTAAACTTCATTCACATTATGAATGGCAACAAATGTTTGTTGGTAGTCTTGATATTATGGCAGCCATTGTTTTTGAGCTTCTTTGTAACGAAGGCGATGTCATAACATGGATCAAAAATTCCAAGCTCAGCTCGGCATGCCATCAACTGCTAGTTTTGAGACTCTTTGTTGCTTTATGTTTACTCTATCTGAACACTGGAAACTATTATGAATTACTTGTTGAATTGCTTGGCAGGAAAGACATTACTTGTCGATTACCACCAGAGTTCTACAATGTTATTCAGAATCTGAAACCAGCAAATAATTTGGATGATAATGCTGGTGTTCTTGCAGAAGCTTTAGAAAAAATTGGGAATCCTTTGGCGATAGTGAATTCAGGAAAATGTTGTACTAGTTTTGAAATTGAAGATGCCATCTTTGTAGACCTTGACGTTCATCAAGGAAGAGAGAAGTTGCTTAGCTTAATGCTAAGTGATGTTTCAAGCATTTTGTTTTGTTAG